The following DNA comes from Gemmatimonadaceae bacterium.
AGTTCTTCTCCCTGCTGATCTATTCGTTCTTCATCTTCGGCCCGCTGCAGGAGCTGGGAAACATCATCAACACGTACCGGGAGACCGAGGTATCGCTGGAGAATTTTCGCGCGATACTTGCCATCCCCAAGGACCCAAAGCCGGAGAACCCAGTTCCGCTGGAGGAGCTCAACCGGCTGGAGTTCAGCAACGTCAGTTTCACGCACCAGACCGCGAGCACGCCCGCACTCAGCGACATCTCGTTCAGTGTCGATCGTGGTGACACGATCGCGTTTGTCGGTCCGTCGGGCGCCGGCAAGACAACTCTCGTCAAGCTTCTAGTCGGACTTTATCCGGCGAAGCAGGGCGAGATTCTGTACAATGGTCACTCGAGTACCGTGATCGATCTCGACCATTTGCGTGAACGCATTGGTTTCGTCACTCAGGACACTCAGCTGTTTTCCGGAACGATTCGCGAGAATCTTCTCTTTGTGAGCCCGCAAGCCACTGACGAAGAGTGTCTCGACGTACTACACAAATCGGCTGCGCACACTCTCCTCGCCAGGGCCGACAAGGGGCTTGATACTGTTATCGGCGAGGGTGGCGTGAAGGTATCCGGTGGAGAAAAGCAGCGGTTGTCAATTGCGCGGGCATTGCTGAGACGGCCGCACCTGCTCGTATTCGATGAAGCGACGTCGTCGCTGGATTCACTGACCGAAGAGGAGATCAGCCGGACGATGCGCGATGTTGCGAGCGACCGTGGAGTGATGACAATACTCATCGCTCACCGGCTTTCGACCATCATGCATGCCGATTGCATCTACGTGCTCGAGCAAGGGCGCATTGTCGAATCGGGGCGGCACGACGAGCTCCTCGAGCGGACGGGACTGTACTATGCGATGTGGCGGCAGCAGGTTGGGGAGCGGAGGGTTGCTGCGCCGACGCCCGCGGCGCCGATGCTCGCGATGCCAAAGGGTGTGGGCGCAACGGTCGGATAAAAACTACGGGCTGCTCGCTGAGCGCCATCCTCGGCTCTGCAAGAATATTCAACCGTAAATGTGCAACGGAGCAGACCGCCCGCGTCCTAACAGTCACACTCAAACGAGCTCACTAAATTGAAATCGCCACTGCTGATTACCTTTGCGGGATTTCTCATGCTCGCTTGCGACGGGTCCGAGCGGGACGGTTCGGGCACTATGGGCACTGAGAATCAGGTCGCAACCGATACTGCCGCGACCGGCTCGGCGAGCGAGCCGAGGTCCGCGCCTCCTCCTGGCATGTCAAGGAAGGTGCAGGGTGTTCGCATGCGCCAGGGCGGAGTCGCGGGCGCAGCCGCAACTCAGGCTGGTACGGCGGGCGCCGGCCAGCTCCCGTCGGCCGAGATTGCGCCGAGCATGTTGATCCGCATGGGGCAAGCATCGATCGAGGTCGAGAAGCTCGACCCCGCGATTGTTCGCCTCCGGCAGTTGACTGCGCAACTGGGCGGGTATGTCGCAAACTCGTCCATCAGCGGCGGCCGCGACCAGATTCGCAGTGCGACTCTGGAGCTGAAAATTCCCGCGGCGCGATACGACCAGGCGATTAACGGACTCGGCGGCATTGGGAAAGTCGAGTCGGTGAATACGTCGGTGGAGGACGTTGGCGAAGAATACGTGGATATGACGGCTCGCGTAACGAACTCCCGGCGACTCGAGGAACGCCTCGTCGGATTGCTTGCCACGCGCACCGGGAAACTCGAGGACGTGCTTGCCGTGGAGCGGGAGCTCGCCCGTGTGCGGGAGGAAATCGAGCGATATGAGGGGCGGCTTCGTTTTCTGCGTACCCGGGCGGCGGTCAGTACTCTCAGCGTCACCGTCCATGAGCCGACACCGATTCTCGGACAGACTCCCGGAGAGAATCCCATCGCCTCGGCGTTCCGGCAGGCCTGGCGCAACTTCGTCGGTTTCATCGCTGCGCTGATTGCATCGCTCGGCGTGCTTATTCCGCTTGCGTTGCTGGCAGCGGCGGGGTGGATTGTGTATAGGAGAGTGAAGCGGGGATAAAGGGCTGAGGTGCGGACTGGCCGAAAGCTTGGTCCGTAATCCGCAGCCGATAGTCGTCCGGCACTGCCCGAGCCTTGGCGCTAGAGCTTGGGGCTCGCAAGTGAGGACGGGGATCGCTCGTCCGATAGTTAGCCCCGTTAAACCCTGCGACGACGAGCGGCATCATAGATACGAACCGAATGATCACCTTCCCCGTAACGCCGACGCCGACGATTCCATTTCCTTCATCTGAAAGCGGCGTTGCACTGAACGCGGTCCGCCGTGCGCAGGGCGGTGACGTCGGCGCATTCGAGGAGATTTATCGCGAGCATTCGCCGCGAGTCTACGCTCTTTGCCTGAGGTTATCGGGAAACTCGGGGATGGACGCGACGGAGCTGATGCAGGACGTGTTCATTCGGGCATGGAACGGGCTTGGGACGTTCCGCGGTGACTGCGCGTTCTCGTCATGGTTGCATCGTCTGGCTGTGAACGTGATGCTGGAAACCGCACGGGGCGACGGACGCCGAATGGCTCGTGTAGTAACGATGGAGGAGCCGGACACCGTCGGGGCGATGTCGGCGCCGGTTACACCTGATCTGCGGATGGATCTTGAAAATGCAATCGCCGGACTTCCCCCCGGCGCCCGTACAGCGTTCGTCCTTCACGACATCGAAGGATACAAGCACGAAGAAATCGCTGAACAACTCGGCGTAGCGGTAGGAACCGTCAAGGCGCAGCTCCATCGCGCCCGCAAGCTCCTGATAAAGGCCCTGGACAGATGAAAGACGACATCATGGATGACGACGTCGATGAGAGCATCGATGACAGCTCAGTCAACGATACGCGGCTCCGGGCGTTGCTTGCCAGAGCGGCTGAACTTCCGAAGAGTGTCGAGCCACCTGCCGATGCATGGCCGAAAATCCGGGAGGCTATTGCGGCTAAGGGTGCAATCGCCCCGGAAATCAACCGGCTCCAGAGGAAACCGGCACTGTGGCAACGCCCAGCGTTCCTTCTTGCAGCCGCGGCAGTGCTCGTAATCGGATCATCAGCAGTCACGGCAAAACTGGTGGGCGGGAAAACCGATGCGGCTTCGCAGCCAGTCGCCGTCACCTCGTCCCCCGAGCGCGCGCGTGCATCCGGGCCGGCGACGCTCGCCGAGTTCGTGGAAGTCGAGAAGGACTACATCAGGACTGCGAGCCAGTTGTCGGAGACACTCCAAAGTGGTGAGGGTTCTCTGGCTCCCGAAACCATTGCGAAGCTTGACGAAAGTCTGCGCGTGATCGATGCCGCGATTCTCGAGGCCCGTCGTGCGCTCGCTGCCGATCCGGCCAACCGTACCATCGTGGAAATGCTGTCTGGATCGTATGAGCAGAAGCTCGACCTGTTACGCCGCACGACAGAGATGGCGCGCAGTTGAGAATGCGATGTGCGGGCTCTGGTTGGCGGGCAATAGCCGGGATCGCTCCTGCATTCCGTGTCGTTGTGGGCGTAGCCGTCATCGGTTTGAATCACGGCATTGCAGCGGCCGGTATCCAGGCACAGGCGCCGTCGGAAGCACGGCAGAAGGTGGACGTTCAGACGTTGGCAAAAGCACAGGGGGGAGTGAAGGCTCAATCGTCGGCAAGAGCACAACCGGGAGTGAATGCTCAATCGTCGGGAAAGGCGCTTCGGGGACTGCCGCTCAACCCGGATGGCGCGATCCGCATTTACAATCTCGTTGGCAGCGTGCGCATCTCGGCGTGGAATCGCGACTCGGTTGCGGTGCGCGGTGCGATAGGCAGGGGCAACTCACTGCATATGGGTGGCGGGCGCACCGGAATGAAGATGTTCGTCGAAGGTGCGGACGAAAGAAATCCGCAGCCCGCCCGTCTGGAGATCTCGGTGCCGGCGCGGAGCAAGGTATGGATAAAAACCGCGACGGCTGATGTCGATGTATCGGGTGTGACAGGTAGCCTCGATATCTATGTAGTAGGCGGGACGATCCGCGTGGCGGGAAATCCGGCCGACGTCAATGCGGAAGCAATAGACGGTGCGATCGTGATTACCGGATCTCCCGCGTGGGTAAGGGCGAAGAGCGCCAGCGGTACAGTAATCCTTCGAGGGTCAAGCGCGGATGCGACCCTTTCGACTGTCAGCGGCGGTATTGTCGTCTCGGGAGCCGGGTTCGAGCGCGCGAAGTTCGAGACCGTAACCGGCAGCATCGGCTTCAACGGAAGCTTTCAGCGGGGTGGTTCGATCGACTTCGAAACTCATGGTGGCGCAATCGATATCGGTATTCCGTCGGGCTCACCCGCAGATTTCGATATCGTGTCGATCGCCGGTTCGATCAGCAACCGGCTCACGAAGCAGGCAGTGCTGGCTGGGCGTTACGGCCGCGGCGCGGAACTCTCGACGTCGAATGGGGGTGGCGGCGCGAGGGTGTCGATCCGGTCTTTCAAGGGACCGGTGACGCTGCGTCGCATCAAGTGACAAGCGGTGCACAAATGAGATCAGCGCACCGGAATTAGTAGCTAAATAGTACTAATGTTTCTTATTCCGTAATTGCAGCGAGTCGTTTCAACCACTGAGAGTCCGGTGGCATCGTACTTGTGCAGGGTGCTTCGCACTGGCTGCTCACTCGATAAGGAGATACTCCATGTTCCGCTCACCGCTTCGCCGTCTCGCTCTCGTCGCCGGTCTTTCGCTCGCAGTTTCCGGCATTGCGCACTCTGGTCCGCCCTGGATCGCAATCGAGTATCCGGTTAATCCGCACGACCCTGCAACGCGTGGTGCATTCATGACCGTTCGCACTTACCATCACGGCGATCTCGTTGGTTACGAATTGACGGGCACCGCCGAGGGTCTCGTGAACGGCCGTCGCCAGTCGGTGAAACTCGACATCCAAAGGTTGTCGCGGCCGGGTGTATACGTGGTGCGGTGGCAGAAACCTGCGCAGGGAACCTGGGTGCTGATGGTCTCGAGTATTCGCGACGGCCAGCATGCGGCATCGGCGATGGTTTCGGTCGACACCCGCGGCAGAGTTGCCGGCGTATCGGTTCCATCCGATCCGATAGAGGGCGGCAGGTGGCAGGTTCCGCGTCGAGTTGCGGCGACCGAGCTGGATGCGCTCCTGCGTGTGCCGAGGATGTAGTTCTGTTCCGGCTGTTATGGGGATGCTGCGCCCGGCATTCCATGGTTGCGTCGGTCAACACCACTTTGCAGTATGACCTGATGACCGGAACGCAACGATCGCACGACAGTCTTATCTCAACGGTCGAAATCACGGAAGAATATCCATCCGCGCTCCCGGATTACGCGCGTGTGCCGATCGCTTTCGAGGTTCGCGAAGTGTTCGATGTCATGGCAGCCGCGCATGGCACCGAAGGCCCGC
Coding sequences within:
- a CDS encoding ABC transporter ATP-binding protein, translated to MDILKGYLKNYWKLVGLALVLATINQVFSLLDPLIFRHIIDNYATRYKDYTTEQFIRGVALLLSAAVGVAFVSRVAKNFQDYFVNVVVQRLGAQMYSDGIRHSLELPYSVFEDQRSGETLGKLQKVRSDVEKFISMSINMLFTTLVGVVFVVIYALSVHWVIAPAFLLTVPMLGLLSSILSKRIKVIQKEIVAETTALAGSTTESLRNIELVKSLGLADQEVKRLNSTTDKILKLELKKVRYLRSLSFIQGTFVNLLRTCILFLMLYLIFTQKITVGQFFSLLIYSFFIFGPLQELGNIINTYRETEVSLENFRAILAIPKDPKPENPVPLEELNRLEFSNVSFTHQTASTPALSDISFSVDRGDTIAFVGPSGAGKTTLVKLLVGLYPAKQGEILYNGHSSTVIDLDHLRERIGFVTQDTQLFSGTIRENLLFVSPQATDEECLDVLHKSAAHTLLARADKGLDTVIGEGGVKVSGGEKQRLSIARALLRRPHLLVFDEATSSLDSLTEEEISRTMRDVASDRGVMTILIAHRLSTIMHADCIYVLEQGRIVESGRHDELLERTGLYYAMWRQQVGERRVAAPTPAAPMLAMPKGVGATVG
- a CDS encoding DUF4349 domain-containing protein; its protein translation is MKSPLLITFAGFLMLACDGSERDGSGTMGTENQVATDTAATGSASEPRSAPPPGMSRKVQGVRMRQGGVAGAAATQAGTAGAGQLPSAEIAPSMLIRMGQASIEVEKLDPAIVRLRQLTAQLGGYVANSSISGGRDQIRSATLELKIPAARYDQAINGLGGIGKVESVNTSVEDVGEEYVDMTARVTNSRRLEERLVGLLATRTGKLEDVLAVERELARVREEIERYEGRLRFLRTRAAVSTLSVTVHEPTPILGQTPGENPIASAFRQAWRNFVGFIAALIASLGVLIPLALLAAAGWIVYRRVKRG
- a CDS encoding RNA polymerase sigma factor; its protein translation is MITFPVTPTPTIPFPSSESGVALNAVRRAQGGDVGAFEEIYREHSPRVYALCLRLSGNSGMDATELMQDVFIRAWNGLGTFRGDCAFSSWLHRLAVNVMLETARGDGRRMARVVTMEEPDTVGAMSAPVTPDLRMDLENAIAGLPPGARTAFVLHDIEGYKHEEIAEQLGVAVGTVKAQLHRARKLLIKALDR